The sequence below is a genomic window from Brassica oleracea var. oleracea cultivar TO1000 unplaced genomic scaffold, BOL UnpScaffold01162, whole genome shotgun sequence.
caaCATAGTACACAGGGACTACTAGGCAACCTCAATCAACACAGAGTTCACATCATATCATTTCAGACATTAGCTTCAGTTTAAGTGATGTTTCGATATCAGATAAAGGCTCTTTCTTCGCCAGCAAGCGATCAAGGAGTTtgttttttgaaagtttttccTTAAGTTCTAACACACTTGGACAACTCTTCTTCTTtaccactcttcttcttcttcttactgcCACCTTTCGCAGCCCTTACCCCGATTGGTCTCTCCTCTGGATCTCCCACGTCCGCTTCTTCTGTATCAACCTCCAAGACGGACCTCCGCTTTTCCTTTCCACCTTCCTTAGCCACATAAATCGAGGCCCATTTCTGGTCATGCCTCAGCTCCCTCCAGCAGTGATCAAGTGTGAACTTGTAACCATACTTGGTGAAGAATATATCTAATGCAGCTTTCatcagatcatcatcatcattttcccCACTTTTCTGCGTCCTCAAAGCTGCATCATAGCTTCCAGTAAACTGCATACTTCCCCGTTGATCCTACTCCACCTCTGTTTGCAAGAGGTAATCTCTCGCGCTGTTTGACCAACGAGCAGAGGGCTTGCGTTGTAGTACTCTACAATACGCTTCCAGAAATCCCCAACTCTCTGCTCGTTGCCAATGATAGGATCCTTACTGGTGTTAAGCCAAGCACCAATAAGGATCTTATCTTCTCTAGGAGAATATTTCCTCCTCTCAGCAGACTGAGCAGGAACTTCAGACCCGAACCAATAAGGTTCGGGTGATTCAAGGTCTATAGGTATTTGACTATGCAGAAGGTTtgtgaaaccatccatctctcTAGTTTTTATTCTGTGTTACTCTAGTAGTTACACAGAGGCTTAAGTAAgccatgtttatttattatacaattaAAGTTGAGCAGTTAGGAAGATAGGAAGCAAACTACAAGCATTTAACAACAATGAAATCCTAAGTACTATACTAGCAAACAGAGGTGATGATAGGAAGCATACTAGCCTATTTAAAACCAATCAAATCAAACGGGTTGGAAAGACATAAAGTAATTCAGTAGCATTTATTACTCTTGTCCTAATTTTTATTCTACCACCAAACACCATTCAAACCATTCTAACAATATGAATTTCTTTTGAAGAGAAAATCCAAAGTGAAGTGATTAAAACCATAGTACCTGACTTATTTGGCCACTTGTGCGGTGATAGAATAGTCCCGTTTGAAGCCTTTGAAGGAACTCCTgcaaaaacataagataatgcAGTCAAATGTTGTAAAACCATCGattaatctatatattaattcCAATGAACTCTAAAACTTACCACGTAGAACGAAGAATAGCAAAGCTATCACCACTAGTACGCACACCATTAGCTTAACTCGTGCTAAATCCTTTCCTAACTCGTGCACACTCTTCTCTAGCAGCAGCAACTTCTGCTCTCTCTCTGTACCTTCTTCATTAAGCCGCCTTAGCTGCGTCTGAAAGTCCCTCATCTCCTCCTGAACCGCTTTCTCTATATCGAAGCTACTCTCTGCCTCATCCGCCGTTGCACGTTCCGCGTACAACCGAGCTTCATCCGCGTACAACTGAGCTTCTTCTTCGAGAAGTGAGGTTACGTCCACCTCCGCGGATGATGAGGACGGCTGGCTGTAGCTATATTGTCCCATTCTCGTTAACCTCGACCATAAGAGAGAAACAAGGAGCACAGATTAGCAACGATCTTCATAAAGAGAAAGACACACAAACATATCGACAAAGACACACAAAATCGAGAAGAAACGAATTGAATTCCAATGAATCCTTTATCTAACCAAAAtcgagaagaaacaaaatgaacAAAGCGATTGAAACGATTTAAACCAAACCCCCCTTTCGTTTAATACCAAAATCGTATTCAAACCgtaattttgaaacgaaaaatcccaaaatcgaaaaaaccgaaccctaggatatattgaattattcttgtttatgagtttatgagttattctaggttcaccaaccagtAAAAATTTGTTAGGAGTTATTGTTGAGTTCACCCTGAAGTTAACTTGTAGGTTCACTGACCAATaagaatttgttattttatatttagtattttttttaagaaaaatattattaaattatattatgtttttaaaataaaaaaataaaataaataaaaaatagtaatagttgtaaaaaaaaagaatttaaaaaatatatttttaacattgtcagcaaaacactaaattctaaatcttaaactcttgggtaaacccaaaacctttggataaatcttaaaccctaaatcaaaaacactaaacactaaatcttaaaaatcctaaacccttaatCCTAATCTCTATATCATtggataaaaacaaataaaaaatagtagtagttttttttttgaactggaaaatagtagtagttgctaaaaaaaaagaattttttcaaatatttttaatgtcgttggcaaaacactaaactctaaatactaaacactaaactcttaacccttggataaaccataaaccttagggtttaggatttatccaagggtttaggagtTAGGATTAAGGGTTTAGTATTGttaagatttagtatttagtgttttgatttaaggtttaggaattATCCAAGGGTCTATGGTTTATTCAAGGGTTTacagtttagagtttaggatttagggtttagtgttttgccgacggcgttaaaaatatttaaattttttttttttgcaactattactattttttatttatttttacttttttattttaaaagcataatataatttgacaatatactttttttaataacaaatttttattgattGGTAAACCTACATGTTTACTCTCGAGGGCGAACCCAATAATAGGGGCTCAACCCAATAATACCtctttgtttattgtttaaCATGCTTTACTTTCTGATTAAAAAATGCTAAGTCCTTAAATTCTGTTTATTGTTTAGGTTTTTAAGCTTGTGATTACTTCATAGTTCACTAACATGTAGACTAGTTCGAACTTCTAATAAGAGGcctaaaatactaaaaagagtCTCTGAGTAAGAGGGATCAAAGGTCAGAAGACGTGTTTTGAGCTCTGAACGTAAAaactaagaacatgattaacccggagttcttagagtgAAGTTTTTAGCGCaagttaaaaaactgtttcttaacttttaactaaaaaagctaataaccggtttttaaagtccttatttaaaaaccggttcttagcttttttagttaaaacttaagaaacagttttttaacttccgctaaaaactccactctaagaactccgggttaatgaTGGTTTAAagttaccatatatatatatcgttcaatatatattattttatgtttttgtcgcagatatatatatatatatattattttttttgctaacagtCGCAGATATATTTGACGATGCGTTTTAATCAACTATCAGTTTATTCAAAGATCACACGACTACATACATTATCGATAATTGGGCTAGTCTATAGTAAAGGAGCTTGGGATCCATTGCATGTCTAAAGGACTACAATCGATTTCCTTTACAGACTTGttttattactattatatatttttttgcaactacttgtattataaaaagtttagtGAACATCAAAGTTTACAACGAAACAGAAGATTCCAGAGACATAATCAACGgtataacaaaaacagaaagcaTTACAACATACGAAAGATATAGCCATTAAAAGACGAGTCATGCTCAGCAACACAACGAAAGACTTGTTTTATTCATTACTAATATTAAGCATGCATGGAAGTAACGTGCATGGAGTACCAAATTGTTAAGTCACTGCCCTTTCCGATTTAATGTCTTCGGTTACCAatgccaccaccaccaccaccaccagctcCTCCTCCTGCACCACCTCCAGCTCCAACTCCTACACCAACATTTGCTCCGCCTCCTACACCACCGCCGACTCCTCCTCCACCCGCTAGACCACCACCAGCTCCTCCTCCTGCACCACCTCCAGCTCCAACTCCTACACCAACATTTGCTCCGCCTCCTACACCACCGCCGACTCCTCCTCCACCCGCTAGACCACCACCAGCTCCTCCTCCTGCACCACCTCCAGCTCCAACTCCTACACCAACATTTGCTCCGCCTCCTACACCACCGCCGACTCCTCCTCCACCCGCTAGACCACCACCAGCTCCTCCTCCTGCACCACCTCCAGCTCCAACTCCTACACCAACATTTGCTCCGCCTCCTACACCACCGCCGACTCCTCCTCCACCCGCTAGACCACCACCAGCTCCTCCTCCTGCACCACCTCCAGCTCCAACTCCTACACCAACATTTGCTCCGCCTCCTACACCACCGCCGACTCCTCCTCCACCCGCTAGACCACCACCAGCTCCTCCTCCTGCACCGCCTCCTGCTCCAACTCCTACACCAACATTTGCTCCACCTCCTACACCACCTCCcactcctccaccaccaccgccaactCCACCTCCTGCCCCTACACCACCGCCAACTCCACCTCCTACACCACCGCCTACTCCTCCTACTCCTCCTCCAGCATTTCCTCCGGCACCACCTCCCACtgcaccaccacctccaccgccTGCACCTGCACCACCGCCAACTCCACCTCCTGCCCCTACACCACCGCCAACTCCACCTCCTACACCACCGCCTACTCCTCCTACTCCTCCTCCAGCATTTCCTCCGGCACCACCTCCCACtgcaccaccacctccaccgccTGCACCTGCACCACCGCCAACTCCACCTCCTGCCCCTACACCACCGCCAACTCCACCTCCCACACCACCGCCAGCACCTCCACCACCAACACCACGGCCTcctccaccaactccaccaccGACTCCTCCTCCACCTACTACTCCACCGCCAGCTCCACCGCTACCAcgtccaccaccaccacctcctccaccaATACCACCACCTGCACCACCACCTACTCCACCTCCAACACCACCACCTACTGCACCTCCAGCACCACCACCTACTGCACCTCCAGCACCACCACCTACTGCACCTCCAGCACCACCACCTACTGCACCTCCAGCACCACCACCTACTGCACCTCCAGCACCACCACCTACTGCACCTCCAGCACCACCACCTACTGCACCTCCAGCACCACCACCTACTGCACCTCCAGCACCACCACCTACTGCACCTCCAGCACCACCACCTACTGCACCTCCAGCACCACCACCTACTGCACCTCCAGCACCACCACCTACTGCACCTCCAGCACCACCACCTACTGCACCTCCAGCACCACCACCTACTGCACCTCCAGCACCACCACCTACTGCACCTCCAGCACCACCACCTACTGCACCTCCAGCACCACCACCTACTGCACCTCCAGCACCACCACCTACTGCACCTCCAGCACCACCACCTACTGCACCTCCAGCACCACCACCTACTGCACCTCCAGCACCACCACCTACTGCACCTCCAGCACCACCACCTACTGCACCTCCAGCACCACCACCTACTGCACCTCCAGCACCACCACCTACTGCACCTCCAGCACCACCACCTACTGCACCTCCAGCACCACCACCTACTGCACCTCCAGCACCACCACCTACTGCACCTCCAGCACCACCACCTACTGCACCTCCAGCACCACCACCTACTGCACCTCCAGCACCACCACCTACTGCACCTCCAGCACCACCACCTACTGCACCTCCAGCACCACCACCTACTGCACCTCCAGCACCACCACCTACTGCACCTCCAGCACCACCACCTACTGCACCTCCAGCACCACCACCTACTGCACCTCCAGCACCACCTCCAACACCACCTCCACCAAAGCCACcagcaccaccacctactcCACCTCCggaaccaccaccacctccaatCGAACCACCAACACCTCCTCCAGCGCCAATACTTCCACCACCTCCACCGCCAATTCCACCAGCACCAGATCCCCCACTACCCCGTCCACCACCACGTCCTCCTCCACCAACACTGCCGCCTCCACCTCCACCTGCGCTTCCACCTGCGCTTCCACCTACACCACCACCAAATCCCCCTCCAACTCCAACGCCACCACCTCCACCTACACCTCCCCCAGTACCACCACTACCACGTCCACCACCACCATGACCACCAGCACAGCTTCCTCCATTACCACCAG
It includes:
- the LOC106320986 gene encoding glycine-rich cell wall structural protein, which encodes MGMFLRRGWIVASVFMLLMSTQVLGKLSSKDDHAKSKHRHHNNKRDGASGGGGAGGSIGAGGGAGGGIGVGGGIGGGGGAGGGGGIGSGGGGGSGTGGNGGSCAGGHGGGGRGSGGTGGGVGGGGGVGVGGGFGGGVGGSAGGSAGGGGGGSVGGGGRGGGRGSGGSGAGGIGGGGGGSIGAGGGVGGSIGGGGGSGGGVGGGAGGFGGGGVGGGGGAGGAVGGGAGGAVGGGAGGAVGGGAGGAVGGGAGGAVGGGAGGAVGGGAGGAVGGGAGGAVGGGAGGAVGGGAGGAVGGGAGGAVGGGAGGAVGGGAGGAVGGGAGGAVGGGAGGAVGGGVGGGVGGGAGGGIGGGGGGGGRGSGGAGGGVVGGGGVGGGVGGGGRGVGGGGAGGGVGGGVGGGVGAGGGVGGGAGAGGGGGGAVGGGAGGNAGGGVGGVGGGVGGGVGGGVGAGGGVGGGAGAGGGGGGGAGGGLAGGGGVGGGVGGGANVGVGVGAGGGAGGGAGGGLAGGGGVGGGVGGGANVGVGVGAGGGAGGGAGGGGGGGIGNRRH
- the LOC106320984 gene encoding glutathione S-transferase T3-like; protein product: MDGFTNLLHSQIPIDLESPEPYWFGSEVPAQSAERRKYSPREDKILIGAWLNTSKDPIIGNEQRVGDFWKRIVEYYNASPLLVGQTAREITSCKQRWSRINGEKSGENDDDDLMKAALDIFFTKYGYKFTLDHCWRELRHDQKWASIYVAKEGGKEKRRSVLEVDTEEADVGDPEERPIGVRAAKGGSKKKKKSGKEEELSKLGEVVTGV